A genome region from Brassica oleracea var. oleracea cultivar TO1000 chromosome C2, BOL, whole genome shotgun sequence includes the following:
- the LOC106327291 gene encoding pollen-specific leucine-rich repeat extensin-like protein 1 isoform X2, translated as MFNNRQSRRRFRLGNLARLVQLRQSVSNQPPSPQQSQAFQRPPYQLPSPMPSPSTLPPSISKPGENHQSSPRLEPKSSPRSPAFQTQPQSPSRVPPPNQFSSPMPSPSTVPPRPEPKASPPSLLSPKSKDESQPQTTTPSTSKPPPSPQKPSLSQRLPLRSVPPQPPEPKSPAFQPQRQSPSLLPPSPSTFPPSLTESSENPPRVVPEPKASPPPLLPPNSKEVLHPQTTSPLTPEAKKLLPLPSTLSAPLVYQSPLSSTPSKSIDETRFQSPPPSLVSPPSLTESHESKLSKSTEDTQFRSLSPSLASPPSLLKSDESQTALPPPETKTPLSPPSTLKEFQPQLSPPLPPSKSNVETHFKSLLSSQASPPLSSSPRSGEHQPPLATEAKIRQLPPSFIETRENQPLLAPSDIKDPKSTLKAAEESLPEPPTLLLPSKVTMSQSSPPLPPSLSESGELQQPLPPAEYKIPPPPPPLLESGESQLPLPPLPETKIQPSKLNAAKEFQSPPLVPSKAIDESLPPPVKATDETLSQSSETGEPQHPLPPPKAKIPPPAPSLSESDEFQLHSPPKEAKTPPSTQNAAEKPQSQPLPASTFNDNTPFKSSPQPPLPPLESKITPSKLNTNEESIDETRSQSSPPRQSSILPRDAKTPPSKINASKESHVKPLPPLASKSTDPPSLPLPESGQQSKSQSHMPPPSPTALTSPSPKTKPNPIESHTSNDHRKDRNQYLAKPDAELMAEITGEVKKNRGKEKTSTTMMMMFINSNVQGINTSLSLDSSSIDHEPGVHLTIDHDDFSSTLF; from the exons ATGTTTAATAATCGTCAATCTCGCCGGAGATTCCGGCTCGGTAACTTAGCTAGGCTTGTCCAGTTACGGCAAAGCGTAAGCAACCAACCACCATCACCGCA ACAGTCACAAGCATTTCAGCGGCCTCCATATCAATTGCCATCGCCAATGCCATCACCATCAACACTCCCACCATCTATATCAAAACCTGGTGAAAATCACCAGTCTTCGCCACGGCTGGAACCAAAGTCATCACCACGGTCACCAGCATTTCAGACACAACCGCAGTCACCTTCACGTGTGCCCCCTCCAAATCAGTTTTCATCTCCCATGCCATCACCATCGACAGTTCCGCCGCGGCCTGAACCGAAAGCATCACCTCCGTCACTTTTATCACCAAAATCAAAGGACGAATCTCAACCGCAGACAACAACACCATCGACGTCAAAACCGCCTCCTTCGCCGCAAAAACCGAGCCTATCTCAGCGGTTACCTCTACGATCGGTGCCTCCTCAACCTCCGGAACCAAAGTCACCAGCATTTCAGCCACAACGGCAGTCACCTTCATTACTGCCCCCTTCACCATCAACATTTCCACCGTCTCTTACAGAATCTAGTGAAAATCCGCCACGTGTAGTACCAGAACCAAAAGCCTCACCACCGCCACTTTTACCACCAAACTCAAAGGAAGTGCTTCACCCGCAGACAACGTCACCACTAACACCAGAAGCAAAAAAACTACTGCCCCTTCCGTCAACGCTAAGCGCTCCTTTAGTATATCAATCCCCACTATCTTCAACACCGTCTAAATCAATTGATGAAACTCGGTTCCAATCACCGCCCCCGTCGCTAGTATCACCACCCTCTTTAACAGAATCCCATGAATCTAAGCTGTCAAAATCTACTGAGGATACTCAGTTCCGATCACTATCTCCGTCGCTGGCCTCACCACCATCATTGTTAAAATCCGATGAATCTCAGACGGCTTTACCGCCACCAGAAACCAAAACTCCGCTGTCTCCACCCTCAACGCTTAAAGAATTTCAGCCGCAGCTGTCACCACCGCTTCCACCGTCTAAATCCAATGTTGAAACTCATTTCAAGTCTTTGCTTTCTTCGCAAGCATCACCACCATTATCATCATCGCCTAGGTCTGGTGAACATCAACCACCTTTGGCAACAGAAGCTAAAATCCGTCAATTGCCACCGTCGTTTATAGAAACCCGCGAAAATCAGCCGCTTTTAGCACCATCAGATATTAAAGATCCAAAGTCAACGCTAAAGGCCGCAGAAGAATCCCTGCCCGAACCGCCTACACTGCTTTTGCCGTCTAAAGTAACTATGTCCCAATCATCGCCTCCACTGCCACCGTCATTATCAGAATCTGGTGAACTTCAACAACCTTTGCCACCGGCAGAATATAAAATTCCACCACCACCACCGCCATTGTTAGAATCCGGTGAATCTCAGCTGCCTTTACCACCACTACCAGAAACCAAAATTCAACCGTCAAAGCTAAACGCTGCTAAAGAATTCCAGTCTCCACCACTTGTTCCGTCTAAAGCCATTGATGAATCCCTGCCTCCACCGGTTAAAGCCACAGATGAAACTCTGTCCCAATCGTCAGAAACTGGTGAACCTCAACATCCCTTGCCACCACCAAAAGCTAAAATTCCACCGCCGGCACCGTCATTGTCAGAATCGGATGAATTTCAGCTACATTCGCCACCCAAAGAAGCAAAAACGCCACCATCAACGCAAAACGCTGCTGAAAAACCCCAGTCTCAACCGCTTCCTGCCTCTACATTCAATGATAATACTCCGTTCAAATCATCGCCTCAACCACCTTTGCCACCACTAGAATCTAAAATTACACCGTCAAAGCTAAACACTAATGAAGAATCCATTGATGAAACTCGGTCCCAATCATCACCTCCTAGGCAATCATCTATACTGCCACGAGATGCCAAAACTCCACCATCAAAGATAAACGCTAGTAAAGAATCCCATGTCAAACCGCTTCCGCCACTTGCGTCTAAATCTACCGATCCTCCCTCGCTGCCACTACCTGAATCTGGCCAACAATCAAAATCTCAATCACATATGCCACCACCATCTCCAACGGCGCTTACATCACCATCACCCAAAACTAAACCTAACCCAATCGAATCTCACACTTCAAATGATCATCGCAAGGATCGAAATCAATATCTAGCTAAACCAGACGCCGAACTCATGGCTGAGATCACCGGGGAAGTTAAGAAAAACAGGGGAAAAGAGAAAACATCGACGACGATGATGATGATGTTCATCAACAGCAATGTTCAAGGGATCAACACATCACTCTCGCTCGATTCATCTTCCATCGATCATGAGCCTGGCGTCCACTTGACCATCGATCATGATGATTTTTCTTCAACGCTGTTTTAA
- the LOC106327291 gene encoding extensin isoform X1, which translates to MFNNRQSRRRFRLGNLARLVQLRQSVSNQPPSPQQPPLPPKDLKEVLLQSPPQSQAFQRPPYQLPSPMPSPSTLPPSISKPGENHQSSPRLEPKSSPRSPAFQTQPQSPSRVPPPNQFSSPMPSPSTVPPRPEPKASPPSLLSPKSKDESQPQTTTPSTSKPPPSPQKPSLSQRLPLRSVPPQPPEPKSPAFQPQRQSPSLLPPSPSTFPPSLTESSENPPRVVPEPKASPPPLLPPNSKEVLHPQTTSPLTPEAKKLLPLPSTLSAPLVYQSPLSSTPSKSIDETRFQSPPPSLVSPPSLTESHESKLSKSTEDTQFRSLSPSLASPPSLLKSDESQTALPPPETKTPLSPPSTLKEFQPQLSPPLPPSKSNVETHFKSLLSSQASPPLSSSPRSGEHQPPLATEAKIRQLPPSFIETRENQPLLAPSDIKDPKSTLKAAEESLPEPPTLLLPSKVTMSQSSPPLPPSLSESGELQQPLPPAEYKIPPPPPPLLESGESQLPLPPLPETKIQPSKLNAAKEFQSPPLVPSKAIDESLPPPVKATDETLSQSSETGEPQHPLPPPKAKIPPPAPSLSESDEFQLHSPPKEAKTPPSTQNAAEKPQSQPLPASTFNDNTPFKSSPQPPLPPLESKITPSKLNTNEESIDETRSQSSPPRQSSILPRDAKTPPSKINASKESHVKPLPPLASKSTDPPSLPLPESGQQSKSQSHMPPPSPTALTSPSPKTKPNPIESHTSNDHRKDRNQYLAKPDAELMAEITGEVKKNRGKEKTSTTMMMMFINSNVQGINTSLSLDSSSIDHEPGVHLTIDHDDFSSTLF; encoded by the coding sequence ATGTTTAATAATCGTCAATCTCGCCGGAGATTCCGGCTCGGTAACTTAGCTAGGCTTGTCCAGTTACGGCAAAGCGTAAGCAACCAACCACCATCACCGCAACAACCGCCATTGCCACCAAAGGATCTTAAAGAAGTTTTGTTACAATCGCCACCACAGTCACAAGCATTTCAGCGGCCTCCATATCAATTGCCATCGCCAATGCCATCACCATCAACACTCCCACCATCTATATCAAAACCTGGTGAAAATCACCAGTCTTCGCCACGGCTGGAACCAAAGTCATCACCACGGTCACCAGCATTTCAGACACAACCGCAGTCACCTTCACGTGTGCCCCCTCCAAATCAGTTTTCATCTCCCATGCCATCACCATCGACAGTTCCGCCGCGGCCTGAACCGAAAGCATCACCTCCGTCACTTTTATCACCAAAATCAAAGGACGAATCTCAACCGCAGACAACAACACCATCGACGTCAAAACCGCCTCCTTCGCCGCAAAAACCGAGCCTATCTCAGCGGTTACCTCTACGATCGGTGCCTCCTCAACCTCCGGAACCAAAGTCACCAGCATTTCAGCCACAACGGCAGTCACCTTCATTACTGCCCCCTTCACCATCAACATTTCCACCGTCTCTTACAGAATCTAGTGAAAATCCGCCACGTGTAGTACCAGAACCAAAAGCCTCACCACCGCCACTTTTACCACCAAACTCAAAGGAAGTGCTTCACCCGCAGACAACGTCACCACTAACACCAGAAGCAAAAAAACTACTGCCCCTTCCGTCAACGCTAAGCGCTCCTTTAGTATATCAATCCCCACTATCTTCAACACCGTCTAAATCAATTGATGAAACTCGGTTCCAATCACCGCCCCCGTCGCTAGTATCACCACCCTCTTTAACAGAATCCCATGAATCTAAGCTGTCAAAATCTACTGAGGATACTCAGTTCCGATCACTATCTCCGTCGCTGGCCTCACCACCATCATTGTTAAAATCCGATGAATCTCAGACGGCTTTACCGCCACCAGAAACCAAAACTCCGCTGTCTCCACCCTCAACGCTTAAAGAATTTCAGCCGCAGCTGTCACCACCGCTTCCACCGTCTAAATCCAATGTTGAAACTCATTTCAAGTCTTTGCTTTCTTCGCAAGCATCACCACCATTATCATCATCGCCTAGGTCTGGTGAACATCAACCACCTTTGGCAACAGAAGCTAAAATCCGTCAATTGCCACCGTCGTTTATAGAAACCCGCGAAAATCAGCCGCTTTTAGCACCATCAGATATTAAAGATCCAAAGTCAACGCTAAAGGCCGCAGAAGAATCCCTGCCCGAACCGCCTACACTGCTTTTGCCGTCTAAAGTAACTATGTCCCAATCATCGCCTCCACTGCCACCGTCATTATCAGAATCTGGTGAACTTCAACAACCTTTGCCACCGGCAGAATATAAAATTCCACCACCACCACCGCCATTGTTAGAATCCGGTGAATCTCAGCTGCCTTTACCACCACTACCAGAAACCAAAATTCAACCGTCAAAGCTAAACGCTGCTAAAGAATTCCAGTCTCCACCACTTGTTCCGTCTAAAGCCATTGATGAATCCCTGCCTCCACCGGTTAAAGCCACAGATGAAACTCTGTCCCAATCGTCAGAAACTGGTGAACCTCAACATCCCTTGCCACCACCAAAAGCTAAAATTCCACCGCCGGCACCGTCATTGTCAGAATCGGATGAATTTCAGCTACATTCGCCACCCAAAGAAGCAAAAACGCCACCATCAACGCAAAACGCTGCTGAAAAACCCCAGTCTCAACCGCTTCCTGCCTCTACATTCAATGATAATACTCCGTTCAAATCATCGCCTCAACCACCTTTGCCACCACTAGAATCTAAAATTACACCGTCAAAGCTAAACACTAATGAAGAATCCATTGATGAAACTCGGTCCCAATCATCACCTCCTAGGCAATCATCTATACTGCCACGAGATGCCAAAACTCCACCATCAAAGATAAACGCTAGTAAAGAATCCCATGTCAAACCGCTTCCGCCACTTGCGTCTAAATCTACCGATCCTCCCTCGCTGCCACTACCTGAATCTGGCCAACAATCAAAATCTCAATCACATATGCCACCACCATCTCCAACGGCGCTTACATCACCATCACCCAAAACTAAACCTAACCCAATCGAATCTCACACTTCAAATGATCATCGCAAGGATCGAAATCAATATCTAGCTAAACCAGACGCCGAACTCATGGCTGAGATCACCGGGGAAGTTAAGAAAAACAGGGGAAAAGAGAAAACATCGACGACGATGATGATGATGTTCATCAACAGCAATGTTCAAGGGATCAACACATCACTCTCGCTCGATTCATCTTCCATCGATCATGAGCCTGGCGTCCACTTGACCATCGATCATGATGATTTTTCTTCAACGCTGTTTTAA